A region from the Betaproteobacteria bacterium genome encodes:
- a CDS encoding Zn-ribbon domain-containing OB-fold protein, with protein MSARNIPAPPINPENKRYFDAAAQGTLLVGKCNDCGEAHFYPRVLCPHCFSDKTEWVAAKGTGVIYSYSTLHRGVPVPYTLAYVTLEEGVTMMTNLVDCDPSSLAIGQRVKVVFKEADEGAKVPMFTPV; from the coding sequence ATGAGCGCACGCAACATTCCGGCGCCCCCCATCAATCCCGAGAACAAGCGTTACTTCGATGCCGCGGCCCAAGGCACGCTACTCGTGGGCAAGTGCAACGACTGTGGCGAGGCGCACTTCTATCCGCGCGTGCTATGCCCTCATTGCTTTTCCGATAAAACCGAATGGGTGGCGGCCAAGGGTACTGGAGTAATTTATTCCTACAGCACACTTCATCGCGGCGTGCCCGTGCCCTATACACTGGCCTATGTGACCCTGGAGGAAGGCGTGACCATGATGACTAACTTGGTGGACTGCGATCCCTCCAGCTTGGCCATCGGGCAGCGCGTGAAGGTGGTGTTCAAGGAGGCTGACGAGGGCGCCAAGGTTCCGATGTTCACGCCGGTGTGA
- a CDS encoding thiolase domain-containing protein yields the protein MSIKAKAYIAGVYEHPTRKAPDKSVAQLHAESARGALLDAGLTKDDIDGYFCAGDAPGLGPMSMVDYLGLKVRHMDSTDTGGSSYLVHVAHAAQAIALGKCNVALVTLAGRPRSEGSSGTQPRNYGASTPEAGFEFPYGMATANGYGMVAMRHMHEFGTTGEQLAWIKVAASHHAQHNPQAMLREVVTVQEVLASPLITDPLHRLDCCVVSDGGGAVIVTRPEIARSLKRPLVRILGAGESPKGQQGGKIDLTTSGAAWSGPAAFTEAGVKPADIQYASIYDSFTITVLMQLEDLGFCKKGEGGRFVSDGNLISGTGKLPFNTDGGGLCNNHPANRGGMTKVIEAVRQLRGEAHPKVQVRDCRLALAQGTGGQLGSRHGSATLIMERDS from the coding sequence ATGAGTATCAAAGCTAAAGCCTATATCGCCGGGGTCTACGAGCACCCCACCCGCAAAGCGCCGGATAAGTCGGTAGCGCAATTGCATGCCGAATCCGCCCGCGGCGCATTGTTGGATGCCGGGCTTACGAAGGACGATATCGACGGTTATTTTTGCGCCGGTGATGCGCCCGGCCTCGGGCCGATGTCCATGGTGGATTATCTGGGCCTCAAGGTGCGGCACATGGATTCCACCGATACCGGAGGCTCCTCCTACCTGGTGCATGTGGCCCACGCCGCGCAAGCCATCGCGCTGGGCAAGTGCAACGTGGCCTTGGTGACGCTGGCCGGCAGGCCACGCTCGGAAGGATCTTCCGGTACGCAGCCGCGCAATTACGGCGCCTCCACGCCCGAAGCAGGTTTCGAATTTCCCTACGGCATGGCCACGGCCAACGGTTACGGCATGGTGGCCATGCGGCACATGCACGAGTTCGGGACCACCGGCGAACAACTGGCGTGGATCAAGGTGGCGGCCTCTCATCATGCCCAACACAATCCCCAGGCCATGTTGCGCGAGGTGGTCACGGTGCAGGAAGTGCTGGCGTCTCCGCTCATCACCGATCCCTTGCACCGCCTGGATTGTTGTGTGGTGAGCGATGGCGGAGGTGCTGTCATCGTGACGCGCCCCGAGATCGCGAGAAGTCTGAAGCGGCCATTGGTGAGAATCCTCGGCGCGGGCGAATCCCCCAAAGGCCAGCAAGGCGGCAAGATTGACCTCACCACCTCGGGCGCGGCATGGTCGGGGCCGGCGGCTTTCACCGAGGCTGGCGTAAAGCCAGCGGACATCCAATACGCATCCATCTACGACAGCTTCACCATTACCGTGCTGATGCAATTGGAAGATCTGGGCTTCTGCAAGAAAGGGGAAGGCGGGCGCTTCGTGTCCGATGGAAATCTCATTTCTGGAACGGGAAAATTACCTTTCAACACCGACGGCGGCGGCCTGTGCAACAACCATCCCGCGAACCGTGGTGGCATGACCAAGGTGATAGAAGCCGTGCGGCAATTGCGCGGCGAAGCGCATCCCAAGGTACAGGTTCGCGATTGCCGTCTGGCATTGGCGCAAGGCACGGGCGGGCAACTGGGCTCCCGCCACGGCAGCGCCACCTTGATCATGGAGCGAGACTCATGA
- a CDS encoding indolepyruvate ferredoxin oxidoreductase family protein yields the protein MQAVPLEDKYTGQSGRIYLSGVQALVRLPLIQRLRDVAAGLNTGGFISGYRGSPLGGLDEALWKAAKHLKANHIQFVPGVNEELAATAVWGSQQVHLIGESAYDGVFALWYGKGPGVDRCGDVFKHMNFSGTSRHGGVLLIAGDDHGAYSSTLPHQSDHLFAASMIPVLYPCNVRDYIDLGLHGWAMSRFSGCAVGFKALADTVESSASIDADPFAVKIQMPEDFRMPAGGLNCRPSTDPLGEHARKQEALMQDYKIYAAIAYARANHLNRITLDSPRARLGIIASGKSYMDVLEALEELGIAEQRAGEIGIRLFKVSMPWPLEPEGVREFARGLEEILVVEEKRQVVEYQLKEHLYNWQPDVRPRVIGKFDENGEWAGARGQWLLPAKGDFSIAQIARVIAGRIARFHTSDLIKAKLAFLDAKEAVLKKAVNTPPRPAYYCSGCPHNRSTKVPEGSLALAGIGCHVMATAIYPEQNKTTTHMGGEGATWIGQAAFSKRSHVFANLGDGTYFHSGYLAIRAALAANVNITYKILYNDAVAMTGGQPVDGTVSVPMIAQQMAAEGVKRIAIVTEDLQRYTDRTQLPALVTLHDRKDLEAVQREMREVKGVSVLIYDQTCAAEKRRRRKKGEYPLAPAMVFINEAVCEGCGDCGVQSNCTSILPLETPFGRKRMIDQSSCNQDMSCVEGFCPSFVTVEGGKLNKSRARSGCMDLGPLPEPPSASLETSYNILITGIGGTGVITIGALLGMAAHLEAKGVSVLDMTGMSQKNGAVTSHVRIAAQPGDIRAQRIATGEADLILGCDMLTSGAADAIAKTRPGRTVAVINTHEQPPGPFTKNPDWHFPAEQIRTLIDEAVEGRSHFVDSTQLATALLGDSIASNLFILGYAFQKGLIPLSAEALHRAIELNGVAVEMNKQAFLWGRHAANDIAAVERVAAPPVVVQMPEGLDAIVRRRTALLGQYQNAQYGQRYESFVEKVRRAEAEAGGRDAMAKTVAKYLFKLMAYKDEYEVARLYTDGQFEQKLKDTFEGDYALKYNLAPPLFAKRDAQGHLTKSQYGQWMKGAFKLLAKLKFLRGTPLDLFGRTEERRMERDLIEQYVTTIGALLPNLTHENLPRAIELASLPEQIRGFGHVKQASVDKVRARWRELESQLMGGM from the coding sequence ATGCAAGCAGTGCCCCTGGAAGATAAATACACCGGCCAGAGCGGCCGCATCTATTTGAGCGGCGTGCAAGCGCTGGTGCGATTGCCCCTCATCCAACGATTGCGCGACGTGGCGGCCGGTCTTAACACCGGCGGCTTTATCTCGGGCTATCGCGGCTCGCCTCTGGGCGGATTGGACGAAGCCCTGTGGAAGGCCGCCAAGCACCTCAAGGCCAACCATATCCAGTTCGTGCCGGGGGTGAACGAGGAACTGGCCGCCACGGCGGTGTGGGGTTCGCAGCAAGTGCACCTGATAGGAGAATCCGCCTACGATGGTGTGTTCGCCCTGTGGTACGGCAAGGGCCCGGGTGTGGACCGTTGTGGCGACGTGTTCAAGCACATGAACTTTTCGGGTACGTCCCGCCATGGCGGCGTGCTGCTCATCGCGGGGGATGATCACGGCGCTTATTCGTCCACCTTACCGCATCAAAGCGATCATTTGTTCGCCGCCTCCATGATCCCCGTGCTGTATCCGTGCAACGTGCGGGATTACATCGATTTGGGCCTGCACGGGTGGGCCATGTCGCGCTTCTCTGGTTGCGCGGTGGGGTTCAAGGCGCTGGCCGATACGGTGGAATCCTCGGCCTCCATCGATGCCGATCCTTTCGCCGTCAAGATCCAGATGCCGGAAGATTTCCGCATGCCCGCGGGCGGCCTGAATTGCCGTCCCTCGACGGACCCCCTGGGCGAACATGCGCGCAAGCAAGAAGCGCTGATGCAGGATTACAAAATCTACGCAGCGATTGCCTATGCGCGGGCGAACCATCTCAACCGCATCACCCTCGATTCGCCACGAGCAAGGCTGGGCATCATCGCCTCGGGCAAGTCCTACATGGATGTGCTCGAAGCTCTGGAGGAGTTGGGAATTGCCGAGCAGCGAGCGGGCGAGATCGGCATTCGCCTTTTCAAGGTGTCCATGCCTTGGCCGCTGGAACCCGAGGGCGTGCGCGAGTTCGCGCGCGGACTGGAAGAGATTCTGGTCGTGGAAGAAAAGCGCCAGGTGGTGGAGTATCAACTCAAGGAGCATCTGTACAACTGGCAGCCGGACGTGCGCCCGCGCGTAATCGGGAAGTTTGACGAGAACGGCGAATGGGCGGGGGCGCGCGGCCAATGGCTGCTGCCGGCGAAGGGGGATTTCTCCATCGCCCAGATCGCCCGTGTCATCGCGGGGCGCATCGCGCGCTTTCACACTAGCGATCTCATCAAGGCCAAACTCGCTTTTCTCGATGCCAAGGAGGCGGTCTTGAAGAAGGCGGTGAACACGCCGCCGCGTCCGGCCTATTACTGCTCGGGTTGCCCGCACAACCGCTCCACCAAGGTGCCCGAGGGAAGTCTCGCGCTGGCGGGCATCGGTTGCCATGTGATGGCCACCGCCATCTATCCCGAACAGAACAAGACCACCACCCACATGGGCGGGGAGGGCGCCACCTGGATCGGCCAGGCGGCGTTTTCCAAGCGTTCGCACGTGTTCGCAAACTTGGGGGATGGTACCTACTTTCACTCCGGCTACTTGGCGATTCGCGCCGCGCTGGCCGCCAACGTCAATATCACCTACAAAATTCTCTACAACGATGCGGTCGCCATGACGGGCGGCCAACCGGTGGACGGCACGGTGTCGGTTCCCATGATCGCCCAGCAAATGGCGGCCGAAGGCGTCAAGCGCATCGCGATCGTCACGGAGGATTTGCAGCGCTATACCGACCGCACGCAACTGCCGGCGTTGGTGACGCTGCACGACCGCAAGGATCTGGAAGCCGTTCAACGCGAAATGCGCGAAGTGAAAGGCGTGTCCGTACTGATCTACGATCAAACCTGCGCGGCGGAAAAGCGGCGCCGGCGCAAGAAGGGCGAATATCCGCTGGCGCCGGCCATGGTATTCATCAATGAGGCCGTGTGCGAGGGCTGTGGCGATTGCGGGGTGCAATCCAATTGCACGTCCATTCTTCCGCTGGAGACACCCTTCGGCCGCAAACGCATGATCGATCAATCCTCGTGCAACCAGGACATGAGTTGCGTGGAGGGCTTTTGTCCGAGCTTCGTGACGGTGGAAGGTGGCAAGCTCAACAAATCGCGTGCGAGAAGCGGGTGCATGGACTTGGGCCCCTTGCCGGAACCGCCGTCTGCCTCGCTGGAAACGTCTTACAACATCCTCATAACAGGTATCGGCGGCACGGGAGTGATCACCATCGGCGCGTTGCTGGGCATGGCCGCGCACCTGGAAGCCAAGGGTGTTTCGGTGCTGGACATGACAGGTATGTCGCAGAAGAACGGTGCGGTGACCTCGCACGTGCGCATCGCCGCCCAGCCCGGTGATATACGCGCGCAACGCATCGCTACCGGCGAAGCGGATCTCATTCTAGGGTGCGACATGCTCACCTCCGGCGCCGCGGATGCCATCGCGAAAACCCGCCCAGGGCGTACCGTGGCGGTGATCAACACCCATGAACAACCGCCGGGGCCCTTCACGAAGAATCCAGACTGGCATTTTCCCGCTGAGCAAATTCGCACCTTGATCGATGAAGCAGTGGAAGGCCGCTCGCACTTCGTGGACTCGACACAGCTTGCCACCGCGTTGCTCGGCGATTCCATCGCCTCCAATTTGTTCATTCTGGGCTATGCCTTTCAGAAGGGGCTTATTCCGCTGAGCGCCGAGGCCTTGCATCGCGCCATCGAGCTCAATGGGGTGGCGGTGGAAATGAACAAGCAGGCGTTTCTTTGGGGCCGTCACGCCGCCAACGACATCGCCGCGGTGGAGCGCGTTGCCGCGCCACCCGTGGTGGTGCAAATGCCCGAAGGCCTGGATGCCATCGTGCGCCGGCGCACCGCCTTGTTGGGGCAATATCAAAACGCGCAATACGGGCAGCGCTACGAATCTTTTGTCGAGAAAGTGAGGCGGGCGGAGGCCGAGGCCGGCGGGCGTGATGCAATGGCAAAGACCGTGGCCAAGTACCTATTCAAGCTCATGGCCTACAAGGATGAGTACGAAGTAGCCCGGCTCTACACCGATGGGCAGTTCGAGCAAAAACTCAAGGACACGTTTGAAGGTGACTATGCCTTGAAATACAACTTGGCGCCGCCTTTGTTCGCCAAGCGCGATGCTCAAGGTCACCTCACCAAATCTCAGTATGGCCAGTGGATGAAGGGAGCCTTCAAGCTCCTCGCCAAATTGAAGTTCTTGCGGGGCACACCTCTGGACCTCTTTGGCAGGACGGAGGAACGGCGCATGGAGCGAGATCTCATCGAGCAGTACGTCACCACCATTGGCGCGCTACTGCCCAACCTCACCCACGAAAACTTGCCACGCGCCATCGAACTCGCGAGCTTGCCGGAGCAGATTCGAGGTTTCGGCCATGTGAAGCAAGCCAGCGTTGACAAGGTGCGTGCGCGGTGGCGGGAGTTGGAGTCGCAATTGATGGGCGGAATGTGA